One window from the genome of Nocardioides panaciterrulae encodes:
- a CDS encoding response regulator transcription factor, giving the protein MLSDVMLPGIDGVTLCRRVRESSTVPFVMISARDDAVDVVGGLEAGADDYVTKPFDVQVLLARLRSVVRRAEGRTADADQPSRPEQIGSLTLDRDALEVFRDGERLSLTPTELRLLLELVDARGTVLSAQSLLSRVWDYDEWTTDKHLVTVHVQRLRAKVGAEVIETVRGFGYRLRR; this is encoded by the coding sequence GTGCTCAGCGACGTGATGCTGCCGGGCATCGACGGCGTCACCCTGTGCCGGCGGGTCCGGGAGTCCTCCACCGTCCCGTTCGTGATGATCTCGGCCCGCGACGACGCGGTCGACGTCGTCGGGGGTCTCGAGGCCGGCGCCGACGACTACGTCACCAAGCCCTTCGACGTGCAGGTGCTGCTGGCCCGGCTGCGCAGCGTCGTACGACGGGCCGAGGGACGCACCGCGGACGCGGACCAGCCCTCGCGACCGGAGCAGATCGGCTCCCTCACGCTCGACCGGGACGCCCTCGAGGTGTTCCGCGACGGCGAGCGGCTCTCACTCACCCCCACGGAGCTGCGGCTGCTGCTCGAGCTGGTCGACGCCCGCGGCACGGTCCTGTCGGCCCAGAGCCTGCTCTCGCGCGTGTGGGACTACGACGAGTGGACGACCGACAAGCACCTGGTCACCGTGCATGTCCAGCGGCTGCGGGCCAAGGTCGGGGCCGAGGTGATCGAGACCGTGCGCGGTTTCGGCTACCGGCTGCGCCGCTGA
- a CDS encoding LuxR C-terminal-related transcriptional regulator translates to MSLELLGLGASSRVVYTLMLERPGLDLAGLQAALGIDEAELRAALDDLADLALVRWARPGAESDPPLLTDPDVALTAMITRRQVALAEQQAQVEQSRAAITELLALRSSAPAGSTAPDSERLLGVSAVRDRITDLARECQREIWSFSPGGPQSAANMSRSRPLNEETLDRGVRMRTVYLDSVRNDEASIEHARWLTERGAEVRTVPTLPLRMLVVDRELALVPLDENDSSAGALLVSGRGIVAALSALFVSVWKGAHPLGQRRARQPERPSEQEQQALRGWVQGDTDHLVARRLGVSERTVRRISDNLAERLGARSRFELAARAMEAGWLCADDLV, encoded by the coding sequence ATGTCGTTGGAGCTGTTGGGTCTGGGAGCTTCCTCCCGGGTCGTCTACACGCTGATGCTCGAGAGGCCCGGGCTCGACCTGGCCGGGCTGCAGGCGGCCCTGGGGATCGACGAGGCGGAGCTGCGCGCCGCACTCGACGACCTCGCTGACCTGGCACTGGTCCGCTGGGCACGTCCGGGTGCGGAGTCCGACCCCCCGCTGCTGACGGATCCCGATGTCGCTCTGACAGCGATGATCACGCGGCGTCAGGTCGCGCTGGCCGAGCAGCAAGCCCAGGTGGAGCAGAGCCGGGCGGCTATCACCGAGCTTCTCGCGTTGCGCAGCTCCGCTCCTGCCGGGTCGACGGCGCCCGACTCCGAGCGGCTCCTCGGGGTCAGCGCCGTTCGCGACCGGATCACCGACCTCGCCCGCGAGTGCCAGCGAGAGATCTGGTCCTTCAGCCCCGGCGGCCCGCAGTCCGCGGCCAACATGTCGCGCTCGCGCCCGCTCAACGAGGAGACCCTCGACCGCGGGGTGCGGATGCGCACGGTCTACCTCGACAGCGTCCGCAACGACGAGGCCTCGATCGAGCATGCGCGGTGGCTCACCGAGCGCGGCGCGGAGGTGCGCACGGTGCCGACCCTCCCCCTGCGGATGCTCGTGGTCGACCGCGAGCTGGCGCTGGTGCCGCTCGACGAGAACGACTCCTCAGCGGGCGCCCTCCTGGTTTCGGGACGAGGCATCGTCGCAGCCCTGTCCGCGCTGTTCGTGTCCGTTTGGAAGGGGGCCCATCCGCTCGGTCAGCGCCGTGCCCGCCAGCCGGAGCGTCCCAGCGAGCAGGAGCAGCAGGCACTGCGCGGGTGGGTCCAGGGCGACACGGACCACCTGGTCGCCCGGCGTCTGGGAGTCTCGGAACGCACGGTGCGCCGCATCAGCGACAACCTCGCCGAGCGGCTCGGGGCGAGGAGCCGCTTCGAGCTGGCTGCCCGCGCGATGGAAGCAGGCTGGCTGTGCGCTGACGACCTGGTGTGA
- a CDS encoding MFS transporter: MTTAVRLLGSRQLAALDPGERAGVRRLAFTRLVTELGTRAAFVALVLRAQALTSSATAVSFALALTVVVDALATPLAGVAGDRWNRRRVMVVSDLCAAALYLLLAGTTDFAAFVAVAAVAVAVESFYFPAAGAALPNLVRLEHLGTASAMVSQYRLVGTIAGPVVAGLIAAAADVRWVFVLDAATFLAAAWMVSGLRGSFQASRDAGPSPEEVTATFFSLLARFPQVPTFMLLWVVIQLGAGLLWVGLPGLARELDTPTIGYPTLLTLGSVGSLAGATLAVRLFKVATTRRLLVIALACQGGFLLVTSCSPHLVIAAVAVIGFRMGESISGTSAFTAFQTATPDAVRARASAWVDTATIAAFGVGVAAGGPVVDHLGARWCFVLAALAALTGCAVAAWLTGPRLAARVPQATSARLP; this comes from the coding sequence ATGACGACAGCCGTCCGCCTGCTCGGCTCGAGGCAGCTCGCGGCGCTCGATCCCGGCGAGCGGGCCGGCGTGCGACGGCTTGCCTTCACCAGGCTTGTCACCGAGCTCGGCACCCGGGCGGCTTTCGTCGCCCTGGTCCTGCGGGCCCAGGCGCTCACCTCGTCGGCCACTGCGGTCTCGTTCGCACTCGCGCTGACCGTCGTGGTCGACGCGCTGGCGACGCCGCTCGCGGGCGTCGCCGGCGACCGGTGGAACCGGCGCCGCGTGATGGTCGTCTCCGACCTCTGCGCGGCCGCGCTGTACCTGCTCCTCGCCGGCACCACGGACTTCGCGGCGTTCGTCGCCGTGGCGGCGGTCGCGGTCGCGGTCGAGTCGTTCTACTTCCCGGCCGCCGGCGCCGCCCTGCCCAATCTCGTGCGTCTCGAGCACCTCGGCACGGCCAGTGCCATGGTGAGCCAGTACCGACTCGTCGGCACGATCGCCGGCCCCGTGGTCGCCGGTCTCATCGCGGCCGCCGCCGACGTGAGGTGGGTCTTCGTCCTCGACGCCGCCACCTTCCTCGCCGCAGCTTGGATGGTCTCGGGCCTGCGAGGAAGCTTCCAGGCGTCCCGCGACGCAGGCCCTTCCCCAGAGGAAGTCACGGCCACGTTCTTCTCCCTCCTCGCGCGTTTCCCCCAAGTGCCGACCTTCATGCTGCTCTGGGTCGTGATCCAGCTCGGGGCGGGACTGCTCTGGGTGGGGCTGCCGGGGCTGGCGCGCGAGCTGGACACGCCGACGATCGGCTACCCGACGCTGCTGACGCTCGGCAGTGTCGGCAGCCTGGCCGGTGCGACTCTGGCGGTCCGGCTCTTCAAGGTGGCGACCACTCGGCGGCTCCTCGTCATCGCTCTCGCCTGCCAGGGCGGCTTCCTGCTCGTCACGTCGTGCTCGCCGCACCTGGTGATCGCTGCCGTCGCGGTGATCGGCTTCCGGATGGGCGAGAGCATCTCGGGCACCTCGGCCTTCACCGCGTTCCAGACAGCCACCCCGGACGCGGTCCGGGCGCGTGCGTCGGCGTGGGTCGACACCGCGACCATCGCCGCGTTCGGAGTCGGTGTGGCAGCCGGTGGTCCGGTCGTGGATCATCTGGGCGCCCGCTGGTGCTTCGTGCTCGCGGCCTTGGCTGCGCTGACGGGTTGCGCAGTCGCCGCGTGGCTGACCGGTCCGCGCCTGGCCGCCCGTGTGCCCCAGGCCACATCTGCTCGGCTACCCTGA
- a CDS encoding DUF3263 domain-containing protein has product MADLTDREHAILDFERAWWKYAGAKNARILDVFGVSPTRYYQELNALLDRPAALAHDAVLVRRLQRVRDGRRRQRAARPA; this is encoded by the coding sequence ATGGCTGACCTGACCGACCGTGAACACGCGATCCTCGACTTCGAGCGCGCCTGGTGGAAGTACGCCGGCGCGAAGAACGCCCGGATCCTCGACGTCTTCGGTGTCTCGCCCACGCGCTACTACCAGGAGCTGAACGCGCTGCTGGACCGGCCGGCCGCGCTCGCCCACGACGCGGTGCTCGTGCGGCGGCTGCAGCGGGTGCGCGACGGGAGGCGTCGGCAGCGGGCGGCGCGACCCGCCTAG
- a CDS encoding radical SAM protein: MRIVTGPSTHWMIDAGSAVRLPRWAVGRGGGLRPGLTPLLRAAQGPRPLPRYHLTVLTTTACNLGCGYCFQNVTLNEANPFQPGRIPSRTLTPEVAGRIGGFVRRQMELGEYDGLDLLVFGGEPLLNPRAVYALLEELRSFDRFRAHMVSNGVRLDRRTAIRLVELGMSEVQVTFDGPRDEHDMVRVDHRGRGTFDTILRNVGDAVEHTSLSFNLRVNVTLANATGIAEMIDEVGRRIDPRRCRLHFAVVDANQTGFDATASADDLERHFIDWHLRALSAGFRVDPPVVAKSCRYCDTVGGRDGAVVSADGKLYSCWDSAGQSGFEVGDLDSGYAPEAEIAERWVSCGYQAEGQAAALCDDLLDRAAGAVLEAGWRSGGAR, encoded by the coding sequence ATGCGCATCGTCACCGGCCCCTCGACACACTGGATGATCGACGCCGGCAGCGCCGTGCGCCTGCCCCGCTGGGCCGTCGGGCGCGGTGGCGGCCTGCGGCCCGGCCTGACCCCGCTGCTGCGTGCCGCGCAGGGCCCGCGCCCGCTGCCGCGCTACCACCTCACCGTCCTGACGACGACGGCCTGCAACCTCGGGTGCGGCTACTGCTTCCAGAACGTCACCCTCAACGAGGCGAACCCCTTCCAGCCGGGCCGGATCCCGTCCCGCACGCTGACGCCCGAGGTGGCCGGCCGGATCGGGGGCTTCGTCAGGCGGCAGATGGAGTTGGGTGAGTACGACGGCCTGGACCTGCTCGTCTTCGGCGGCGAGCCGCTGCTCAACCCGCGCGCCGTCTACGCCCTGCTCGAGGAGCTCCGCTCCTTCGATCGGTTCCGGGCCCACATGGTCAGCAACGGCGTGCGTCTCGACCGACGCACCGCGATCCGGCTCGTCGAGCTCGGCATGAGTGAGGTCCAGGTGACCTTCGACGGACCGCGCGACGAGCATGACATGGTCCGCGTGGACCACCGGGGGCGCGGCACCTTCGACACCATCTTGCGCAACGTGGGCGACGCGGTGGAGCACACCTCGTTGAGCTTCAACCTGCGGGTGAACGTGACGTTGGCGAACGCCACCGGCATCGCCGAGATGATCGACGAAGTCGGCCGCCGCATCGACCCTCGCAGGTGTCGTCTCCACTTCGCTGTCGTGGACGCCAACCAGACTGGGTTTGACGCCACGGCGTCCGCCGACGACCTTGAGCGCCACTTCATCGACTGGCACCTGCGTGCCCTGTCGGCCGGCTTCCGCGTCGACCCGCCTGTCGTGGCGAAGTCGTGTCGCTACTGCGACACCGTTGGCGGCCGCGACGGTGCCGTGGTGAGCGCGGACGGCAAGCTCTACAGCTGCTGGGACTCCGCAGGTCAGTCCGGGTTCGAGGTCGGCGACCTCGATTCGGGCTACGCGCCAGAAGCGGAGATCGCCGAACGCTGGGTCAGCTGCGGGTACCAGGCGGAAGGCCAGGCAGCTGCGCTCTGCGACGATCTCCTGGACCGCGCAGCCGGTGCGGTCCTCGAAGCCGGCTGGAGGAGCGGGGGAGCGCGATGA